From Lewinellaceae bacterium:
CAAACCCCTGCTAGGCTCTGTGATAAAGGGAGGGATGATCCCCAAAATGGAATCCTGCGAGCTGGCGCTCCGGCAGGGAGCCCGCTCGGCCTGCATCATCAACGGCACCAAGCCGGAAAGTATTTTTGAAGCCGTCAACACGGAAAAAACAATCGGAACCGAAATATGCTTATAAAAGAAAAAACAACCAACGCTGCCCTGCACGAGGCGGATCAACAATACTATCTGCCCACCTTCAACCGCTTTCCCCTGGCTTTTCGCAGAGGAGAAGGCGCCCGCCTTTGGGATGTGGAAGGCAAAGCGTACATCGACGCCCTGGCGGGGATCGCCGTTTGCAACCTGGGGCATTGCCACCCCAAAGTGGTGAAGGCCATTCAGGATCAGGCGGGGCGGCTGATGCACATCTCCAACTTTTTCGTCAGCGAACCCCAGGTGTTGTTGTCTCAAAAACTGGTGGAAATCTCTGGCCTCAGCCGGGTATTTTTTTCCAACAGCGGCGCCGAATCTGTCGAAGGAGCGATCAAAATCGCCCGCAAATATGCCTTCAGCAACGGGCGCGGCGGCGGCATCATCTCTATGGAAAACTCCTTTCACGGCCGTACGCTGGCTACCATCGCCACCGGCAAAGAGCGCATGCAGCGCGGCTTCGGCCCCATGCCGTCCGGCTTTCACAAAGTGCCGTTCAACGACATTGAGGCGGTAAGGGCAGCCGTCAGCGAAGACATCGCCGCCATCATCCTGGAGCCGGTGCAGGGGGAAGGCGGCATCAACCTGGCCAAACCTTGCTACCTGCGGGCGCTGCGGGAGCTTTGCGACCGGGAAAACATCGTGCTCATTTTCGACGAAATACAATGCGGCGTAGCCCGCACCGGCGAGTACTTCGCCAAGGACCACTACGAAGTGCAGCC
This genomic window contains:
- a CDS encoding aspartate aminotransferase family protein, with the protein product MLIKEKTTNAALHEADQQYYLPTFNRFPLAFRRGEGARLWDVEGKAYIDALAGIAVCNLGHCHPKVVKAIQDQAGRLMHISNFFVSEPQVLLSQKLVEISGLSRVFFSNSGAESVEGAIKIARKYAFSNGRGGGIISMENSFHGRTLATIATGKERMQRGFGPMPSGFHKVPFNDIEAVRAAVSEDIAAIILEPVQGEGGINLAKPCYLRALRELCDRENIVLIFDEIQCGVARTGEYFAKDHYEVQPDIMTLAKGLGNGLPVGAILSNEKVSGAIEFGDHGTTFGGNPMACAAGLATIEAIQEEDILRKTIRKGFWLKEMLEEKIGSHAGLKQIRGLGLMIGVEFDFETKPLVLKMMEHGVLANATAGTVLRLVPPLIISFEELERVVDVIALSLKEIH